From a region of the Drosophila ananassae strain 14024-0371.13 chromosome XL, ASM1763931v2, whole genome shotgun sequence genome:
- the LOC6504113 gene encoding uncharacterized protein LOC6504113 isoform X2 has protein sequence MDGRMDDSDDDVEMVSESTAVGKTKLLKMREEMPFIQSVRETYHASLSDLQSERLKSLINLLHRDNVNLLTLNKIERVIKKLKGKFGARVSQQNKNINRPKSSSSGPVEVIDITDINDGENGPSAAPSGANPAKSSPIAKPTQESATGKSKSDAQSGSKSSAPTAEMKKDAAAAAPAATTTKEATVAPAPAPAPAPANLSPVKVPSGRTPVSPSPVTPKVENTEKTPPPPQYPAIIRDGPRKTTIQGKIGVLAAMQAARNEERRIRATNAKHQFHSVKSSPSSSPGGVSVASTAKDSSDGSPEQVKFTRRTYPAEKTTPSPPQFTRRNYTAQNADVVFQRRPVRLSEKSADDRDTPSVAATEEQSIACSLEEARKKLAALRGGAPGGATNGQPEQPLLAPNPNDPRLRKHYSPQSPSNIINNNNNNSNNNNIIVPLLPQAIMRTPSPIPPPPSMKPSNWISFSNIPVNVSPTAPGNQPFRSFERDTMPQTQTQAQHQRYNGVESRDPRSRPPHQTAPHHQQQQPYASMAAYSGNQRRPANSFNGFDDANWHSGQNGNGSGFSAPSWNGQTNGTASGFNGSGSFRGNSSYPRGAGRGGGHPNRHYVRPGMPGALGGDVPRTYKEHREAKARADAMAKAKAEEELRRLEVERQRLLEAADKGDAGKEREMGAAATAVPELQLDTSYRNCAVLNGPAKKIDFRIPKKTPAPAATPKPVSGEADGGMAGNSNKACDAKKDRERDTDRDKETINNSKDTDNNKSKNKDNANEDEDVDVEREAETETGKGSKKKTNKNKPQKEPEKKSSKRKRNRKRNKKNTERDAEKKVPPSGNRDFGDVESVVSLGSSENTDNLENEPPVPENNASPTTELPQDAQSQNEASEDDDDIFARVVAFRKKRTSVSEGKQASEDKNGPAKDAEEREEEDNKEESTMGKTTAATDEDKPPKLSKMKIVLGPNAHTVIMPNDHSDSKDMKEGKSALTVFDEDHDDEEVPGPTVQELKRIMQRRNSMAPTASKPLVDKELLFTGRSLVYEDLQEQHHTNQQQRNLANLFERTSDNCRVSTQNIISGKRRTRGGQENFNETHLSRNIFGLGQITRAKRGEAVRKATSKEDVRKTDDNKNAKSIISSPGNRKRRRKTSVPEASVTTENDVPEEKPAGDINEDQKDSVVEKKEELLEVEVAEKPEPESEADRKSIFYNFNRLCTILNKGGNNARSGGRGGTSIGSNDTSSDVLEVETEQTPDPSELLPSMKPLEPPETATILEETPIEVPDSEPASVDPSSAESPAPTVASVSGRGPVPAPPKRQVENVAFRTWSAGGSDLTRRAYYCMQPGCTFLFSSELVGLEAHFMLEHPTIQWSGTCVSCPGRQEATLSPLTIVEELRHMLQHISGKSPSKEAAAPVEAAPEPEPVTLEPVLQPVSDPVPPEDSTPAAVVQDTVVPASRPKLRVRRFTGDRLIEPVAAGEEVATEVVAPQLDSQDAVSNLTLRDLLLAEPRPPNQTDLNAAGMGEFLVAKPTTPPQVLQGVEPIATHPVVINYQSGLGLSISQVYSGAQMTLPGDEHPSVEAEAPAIVPPLPAPIVEQNQFRCMSPGCGFCTDTVLSMQQHLKFHKFKGTGTEYLVCGYCDHTATDIADYLDHAVFIHGLAARLELEQLPGPESVSQQIRNVFNQRRNQRLSISTAPSTEPLAISSTESSQRPLAISSIETSLLSSPLALSSREPSKIPYENAENVAKLVVEILKPTGLNADRLYSCPTKSCIVRLTEDQFVNHVLFHLRSSSCASIHVKCKFCSLQAPPQILRTHLQQAHAPHRFLCSQCLATTTTERLMIHHVRHTHPVHFERQYRQVQFIQLPGVAEAAKNGSRSTGTGATDYFLAAVEQPFGSAQMHEFHLKLCTESSIRRQGTKTRFRSSESALLPRRLIYLERMHCAECPFSSVVRTLLIKHLADHREEALRLAYQNEPVPAPEPVAPFYQAQPPETQPPAPTTVLPATPVVETPSPIPLKKITTPKPQVTELPEYTYVPRNVRFRCGFITCDQVLSNEEKLRKHMTDEHMYSDILICPHCSVRLTGTVSVERYLQHLLFHKRHIFQCGACPRFNPRRSIIERHVQFRHLEGENREVAVLVHQRSLPAERNGLVVTRIKWLRTPKLAHPARMEYTCNLCQLLFPSSVQVMAHALTEHSLGYMFHCPECNHGSRDAANITNHILRKHPERPMQLLQVFHRIVGKNKQTLGFYCTICREAASNFQKMSSHCETVHKTRLQWKCYHCDFANSQERHVITHMEEKHPGQTGLAQLLFDRVVNHIPDRISWNMGTALEESTEKREAAAPLALPALPTNEPTLEPRSEGVQVQQAVPQQVEQKEQPGQIPNEVNFRTEIPQAHGPERERPRRLSESQHIITEVVDLLASDDEVEEIGECQEDTTVAEFACTHCEETNSNLQDLRTQHWAKMHPELPFYFRVQPQLLCSECKRFKGNARTLRDDHLVKEHMQRNIVACDVRRPEECAYCNYRYTNRQDLMLHIQKEGHLPNDLKNVTDAELDALQQLSSCGAASNEYYQCDLCSVVMPTMSAIAQHGCVEHSKPGERFCFRKLTGLIFHCFYCIFTSTNELATLRHMLDHYNRFLFCHFCKAGQSGYDQYLQHCFDYHGTDLPRFRALHPYTDLRNYLMQVHYQFQNGLIITKSSLRNTRYNYDYVMMALDRELMSKMHVLLAPRPTIHIKEAVGVRHQQQLPMQQQQKSSFKIIARRKTVDARVADGLSRVVRELPQPQQQILNNRQIVSVQQQQQQQQQQQQEQQPISLSRITKRRKTMMSSDDVVKIAWQENNVERQVSFVVKPQATPPPTLQQQQQQLQQQLQPQQQPQQISLAKITKRRKTVTAADELMRIARQQNQEQEMETLTVTVETEPEPGTSQQQQDSRQSSGSSCLIRILKRRQSYVVRTGPENTK, from the exons ATGGATGGAAGGATGGACGACAGCGACGATGATGTGGAAATGGTCAGCGAGTCCACGGCAGTGGGCAAGACCAAGCTGCTCAAGATGCGCGAGGAGATGCCCTTCATCCAAAGCGTCCGCGAGACGTACCATGCCAGCCTCTCCGATCTCCAGAGCGAGCGTCTGAAGTCCCTCATCAATCTCCTTCATCGGGA TAACGTAAACCTCTTGACGCTGAACAAAATCGAGCGCGTTATCAAGAAATTGAAGGGCAAGTTTGGGGCG CGTGTTAGTCAGCAGAACAAAAATATCAACAGACCCAAGAGCAGTTCTAGTGGCCCGGTCGAAGTAATCGATATAACCGACATCAATGATGGTGAGAATGGGCCGTCAGCCGCCCCATCCGGTGCCAATCCGGCCAAATCCAGTCCCATTGCCAAGCCCACACAAGAAAGTGCTACTGGTAAGTCGAAAAGTGATGCACAAAGTGGTTCCAAATCCAGTGCACCGACTGCCGAAATGAAGAAGgatgctgcagcagcagcaccagctgCCACCACCACTAAGGAGGCTACAgtggctcctgctcctgctcctgcacCTGCTCCTGCCAACCTATCGCCAGTTAAAGTTCCTAGTGGCAGGACGCCCGTTTCGCCATCGCCTGTGACACCAAAGGTGGAGAATACAGAGAAGACTCCGCCACCGCCGCAATATCCAGCAATTATAAGGGACGGTCCTCGCAAAACCACAATCCAGGGAAAGATTGGAGTCCTGGCGGCGATGCAAGCAGCCCGCAATGAGGAGCGGAGGATAAGGGCGACCAATGCGAAGCACCAGTTTCATTCAGTGAAGTCCTCACCATCGTCCTCCCCCGGCGGCGTATCGGTGGCATCCACGGCCAAAGACTCGAGTGATGGTTCACCAGAGCAGGTGAAGTTTACGCGACGAACCTATCCGGCCGAAAAGACGACGCCATCACCGCCCCAATTCACGCGCCGCAACTATACGGCCCAGAATGCGGACGTTGTGTTTCAGCGCCGACCAGTGCGTTTGTCCGAGAAATCAGCGGACGATAGGGATACTCCGTCGGTGGCAGCCACCGAGGAGCAAAGTATTGCTTGTTCGCTGGAAGAGGCGCGCAAGAAGCTGGCCGCACTGCGGGGAGGAGCACCTGGCGGGGCAACCAATGGGCAGCCGGAACAGCCACTGCTGGCACCCAATCCCAACGACCCGCGCCTTCGCAAACACTACAGCCCCCAGTCGCCATCTAATATtattaacaataacaacaataatagcaacaacaataatataaTAGTACCACTGCTTCCACAGGCCATCATGAGAACACCATCGCCCATACCCCCGCCGCCGAGCATGAAGCCCTCCAACTGGATATCATTCTCAAACATTCCCGTAAACGTAAGTCCCACAGCACCTGGGAATCAGCCATTCCGATCCTTTGAAAGGGACACCATGCCACAGACCCAGACTCAGGCGCAGCATCAGCGATATAATGGTGTCGAGTCGAGGGATCCCCGCAGCAGGCCTCCGCACCAAACAGCGCCtcatcatcagcagcagcagccgtaCGCATCGATGGCCGCCTATTCCGGCAATCAGAGGCGTCCGGCCAACAGCTTCAATGGCTTCGATGACGCCAACTGGCATTCGGGCCAGAATGGCAACGGGAGTGGCTTCAGTGCACCCAGCTGGAATGGCCAGACGAACGGCACTGCAAGTGGCTTCAACGGCTCGGGCAGCTTCAGGGGCAACTCTAGTTATCCACGGGGAGCAGGCCGTGGGGGAGGTCATCCCAACAGGCACTATGTGAGGCCAGGCATGCCGGGGGCACTGGGTGGCGATGTGCCGCGTACCTATAAGGAGCACCGGGAGGCCAAGGCTCGGGCCGACGCCATGGCCAAGGCCAAGGCTGAGGAGGAGCTGCGTCGGTTGGAGGTGGAACGTCAGCGGTTGCTGGAGGCGGCTGACAAGGGGGATGCGGGAAAAGAGCGGGAGATGGGAGCAGCGGCGACGGCAGTGCCGGAACTGCAGCTGGACACCTCGTATCGCAACTGTGCGGTCCTGAATGGTCCTGCCAAGAAGATCGACTTCCGTATACCGAAGAAGACTCCTGCGCCGGCCGCCACTCCCAAACCAGTCAGTGGCGAAGCGGATGGTGGGATGGCTGGGAACTCAAACAAAGCCTGTGATGCGAAAAAGGATAGGGAAAGGGATACAGATAGGGATAAGGAAACTATTAATAACTCAAAGGATACTGATAATAATAAGTCCAAGAATAAGGATAACGCTAACGAGGATgaggatgtggatgtggaaaGAGAAGCGGAGACAGAGACAGGAAAAGGATCGAAAAagaaaaccaacaaaaataagCCCCAAAAGGAGCCGGAGAAGAAGTCATCGAAGAGGAAACGGAACCGGAAacgaaataaaaagaatacGGAGCGCGACGCCGAAAAGAAGGTGCCACCAAGTGGCAACCGAGACTTCGGCGATGTGGAGAGTGTGGTTAGTTTGGGGAGCTCGGAGAACACGGACAATCTGGAGAATGAGCCACCAGTGCCCGAGAACAATGCCTCGCCCACAACAGAGCTGCCCCAGGACGCTCAATCCCAAAACGAGGCGTCCGAAGACGATGACGATATATTTGCCAGAGTTGTGGCATTCCGGAAGAAAAGGACATCGGTTTCTGAAGGGAAGCAGGCCAGCGAGGATAAGAACGGGCCTGCCAAGGATGCAGAGGAGCGAGAGGAGGAGGACAACAAAGAGGAGTCAACCATGGGTAAGACAACTGCGGCCACTGATGAGGACAAGCCTCCGAAACTATCGAAGATGAAGATAGTTCTTGGTCCGAACGCTCACACCGTAATAATGCCGAACGATCACTCCGATTCGAAGGATATGAAGGAGGGGAAATCCGCGCTGACGGTGTTCGATGAGGATCACGACGACGAGGAGGTACCTGGACCCACAGTGCAGGAGCTGAAGCGCATTATGCAGCGTCGCAATTCTATGGCTCCGACGGCCAGCAAACCGCTGGTGGACAAGGAGCTGCTCTTCACCGGCCGCAGCCTGGTGTACGAGGATCTCCAGGAGCAGCATCACACCAACCAGCAACAACGCAATCTGGCCAACTTGTTCGAGAGGACGAGCGACAACTGTCGTGTCTCCACCCAGAACATAATCAGCGGCAAGCGAAGAACCCGCGGCGGTCAGGAGAACTTCAATGAGACCCATCTGAGCAGGAACATCTTCGGTTTGGGTCAGATAACGCGCGCCAAACGAGGGGAGGCGGTGCGGAAGGCCACTTCCAAGGAAGATGTTCGCAAAACGGACGACAacaaaaatgccaaaagtaTTATTAGTTCTCCGGGTAATCGGAAGCGACGACGCAAGACCAGTGTGCCAGAAGCTTCCGTAACCACGGAGAATGATGTCCCGGAGGAGAAACCTGCGGGAGATATTAACGAAGACCAAAAGGACAGTGTCGTGGAGAAGAAGGAGGAGCTGCTAGAAGTGGAGGTGGCTGAAAAGCCTGAGCCCGAGTCTGAGGCAGA TCGGAAGAGCATCTTCTACAACTTCAATCGTCTGTGCACGATTCTGAACAAGGGTGGCAACAATGCCCGCTCCGGAGGACGCGGTGGCACCTCCATCGGCAGCAATGACACCAGCAGTGACGTCCTCGAAGTCGAGACAGAACAAACTCCCGATCCCAGCGAGCTGTTACCTTCCATGAAGCCATTGGAACCACCGGAGACGGCGACGATTCTCGAGGAGACCCCGATAGAAGTTCCAGACTCTGAACCGGCATCTGTTGATCCATCCAGTGCCGAAAGTCCAGCTCCAACGGTGGCTTCTGTTTCGGGTCGTGGCCCTGTTCCAGCACCTCCGAAAAGGCAGGTGGAGAACGTGGCCTTCCGCACGTGGTCGGCGGGTGGTAGTGACCTCACCCGACGTGCCTACTACTGCATGCAACCCGGCTGCACGTTTCTCTTCTCCAGCGAGTTGGTGGGCCTCGAGGCCCACTTTATGCTGGAGCATCCCACTATCCAGTGGAGTGGCACTTGCGTCAGTTGTCCAGGAAGGCAGGAGGCAACCTTGTCTCCTCTTACCATAGTGGAGGAGCTGCGTCACATGCTGCAACACATCTCGGGAAAGAGTCCTTCGAAGGAGGCAGCAGCTCCTGTTGAGGCAGCGCCTGAACCCGAGCCTGTAACACTTGAACCAGTTCTGCAGCCAGTTTCGGATCCAGTTCCACCTGAAGATTCCACTCCTGCAGCTGTGGTTCAGGACACAGTCGTACCTGCTTCGCGTCCCAAGCTCCGAGTGCGACGTTTCACAGGGGATCGCTTGATCGAACCGGTTGCCGCAGGAGAGGAGGTGGCGACGGAGGTGGTGGCACCACAACTGGATTCCCAGGATGCGGTGAGCAACCTAACGCTGAGGGATCTCCTGCTGGCCGAGCCCCGACCTCCCAACCAGACGGACCTCAACGCTGCCGGCATGGGGGAGTTCCTGGTGGCGAAACCGACAACTCCACCCCAGGTGCTTCAGGGCGTGGAACCGATAGCCACTCACCCCGTGGTCATAAACTACCAGAGTGGCCTGGGTCTGTCCATCAGCCAGGTGTACAGTGGCGCCCAGATGACCCTGCCAGGGGATGAACATCCCTCTGTCGAAGCTGAAGCTCCTGCTATTGTTCCTCCTCTACCAGCTCCTATAGTGGAGCAGAATCAATTCCGATGCATGTCCCCGGGATGTGGCTTTTGCACCGACACGGTCCTCTCCATGCAACAGCACCTGAAATTCCACAAATTCAAGGGCACGGGGACGGAATACCTCGTCTGTGGCTACTGTGATCACACCGCAACCGATATCGCCGACTATCTGGACCACGCCGTCTTCATCCATGGCTTGGCGGCTCGCTTAGAGCTGGAGCAGCTTCCAGGACCAGAGTCGGTTAGTCAACAGATCCGGAATGTCTTCAATCAGCGTCGGAACCAGCGTCTGTCCATCTCGACAGCGCCCTCTACGGAACCCCTGGCGATATCCTCCACAGAGTCCTCCCAGCGCCCTCTAGCGATATCCTCGATAGAGACGTCCCTGCTCTCTAGCCCTTTGGCCCTGTCATCGAGAGAACCATCTAAAATTCCCTACGAAAATGCTGAGAACGTGGCTAAATTGGTGGTGGAGATACTGAAGCCCACGGGACTTAATG CCGATCGCCTCTACTCCTGTCCGACCAAGAGCTGCATCGTCCGGCTGACTGAAGATCAGTTCGTGAACCACGTCCTCTTCCACTTGCGCAGCTCCTCGTGCGCCTCCATCCACGTGAAGTGCAAGTTCTGTAGCCTCCAGGCGCCGCCGCAGATCCTCCGGACGCACCTCCAGCAGGCCCATGCCCCGCACCGCTTCCTCTGCAGCCAGTGCCTCGCCACGACGACCACCGAGCGGCTGATGATCCACCATGTCCGGCACACTCATCCGGTCCACTTCGAGCGCCAGTACCGGCAGGTGCAGTTCATTCAGCTGCCCGGTGTGGCGGAGGCGGCGAAGAACggaagcagatcgacgggcACTGGGGCAACCGACTACTTTTTGGCCGCCGTGGAGCAGCCCTTTGGTAGCGCCCAGATGCACGAATTCCATCTGAAATTGTGCACCGAGTCGAGCATCCGCCGGCAGGGCACCAAGACGCGTTTCCGTAGCTCCGAGTCGGCTCTACTGCCCCGCAGACTCATCTACCTGGAACGGATGCACTGTGCGGAGTGCCCCTTCAGCTCCGTGGTGCGTACCCTGCTCATCAAGCATCTGGCCGACCACCGGGAAGAAGCACTGCGTCTGGCGTATCAAAATGAGCCCGTTCCTGCACCCGAACCCGTTGCCCCTTTCTATCAGGCACAGCCGCCGGAGACGCAGCCACCAGCGCCGACGACGGTCCTGCCTGCCACGCCGGTTGTGGAGACTCCGAGCCCGatacctttaaaaaaaataaccactCCCAAGCCCCAGGTGACAGAGCTGCCGGAATACACCTATGTGCCTCGGAATGTTCGCTTCCGTTGCGGCTTCATTACCTGCGACCAGGTGCTGAGCAACGAGGAGAAGCTCCGCAAGCATATGACCGACGAGCACATGTACAGCGACATCCTCATCTGTCCGCACTGCAGCGTCCGTCTGACTGGGACGGTCAGTGTGGAGCGCTATTTGCAGCACCTGCTCTTCCACAAGCGGCACATCTTCCAGTGCGGCGCCTGTCCGCGCTTCAATCCCCGGCGCTCCATCATCGAGCGGCATGTCCAGTTCCGGCATCTGGAGGGTGAGAACCGGGAAGTGGCGGTGCTGGTGCATCAGCGCAGTCTGCCCGCGGAGAGGAACGGCTTGGTGGTAACTCGCATCAAGTGGCTAAGGACCC CCAAACTGGCGCATCCTGCCCGGATGGAGTACACGTGCAATTTATGCCAGCTTCTCTTCCCGTCGAGCGTCCAGGTGATGGCTCATGCCCTGACCGAGCACAGTCTGGGGTACATGTTCCACTGTCCCGAGTGCAATCACGGTTCCCGCGACGCTGCCAACATAACGAATCACATTCTCCGGAAACATCCGGAGCGGCCAATGCAGCTGCTGCAGGTCTTCCATCGCATCGTCGGGAAGAACAAGCAGACGCTCGGATTTTACTGCACGATTTGCCGGGAGGCTGCGTCCAACTTCCAGAAGATGTCCTCCCACTGCGAAACGGTTCACAAGACGCGTTTGCAGTGGAAGTGCTACCACTGCGACTTCGCCAACAGCCAGGAGCGTCATGTGATCACGCACATGGAGGAGAAGCATCCGGGCCAGACGGGTCTGGCGCAACTCCTATTCGACCGCGTGGTGAATCATATTCCCGACCGAATCAGCTGGAACATGGGCACGGCCCTCGAGGAATCTACTGAAAAGAGGGAAGCGGCAGCTCCTCTGGCTCTTCCGGCTCTGCCGACTAATGAGCCGACCCTGGAGCCAAGGTCGGAGGGTGTACAAGTGCAACAGGCTGTGCCGCAGCAAGTGGAACAGAAGGAACAACCAGGACAGATCCCAAACGAAGTAAACTTTCGAACTGAAATCCCACAAGCACACGGGCCGGAACGGGAAAGACCTAGACGGTTGTCAGAGTCCCAGCACATCATCACCGAGGTGGTGGATCTACTGGCATCCGATGACGAAGTTGAAGAGATCGGGGAATGTCAGGAGGATACG ACTGTGGCCGAGTTTGCGTGCACCCATTGCGAGGAGACGAACAGCAATCTGCAGGATCTTCGCACCCAGCACTGGGCCAAGATGCATCCAGAGCTGCCGTTCTATTTTCGGGTGCAGCCGCAGCTCCTCTGCTCCGAGTGCAAGCGTTTCAAGGGGAATGCCAGAACGCTAAGGGACGACCACCTGGTTAAGGAGCACATGCAGCGGAACATTGTTGCCTGCGATGTCCGGCGGCCGGAGGAGTGCGCCTATTGCAATTACCGTTACACCAACAGGCAGGACCTGATGCTGCACATCCAAAAGGAGGGTCATCTGCCCAACGACCTAAAGAATGTGACCGACGCCGAACTGGACGCCCTGCAGCAGCTGAGCTCGTGCGGAGCAGCTTCCAACGAGTACTACCAGTGCGATTTGTGCAGCGTGGTGATGCCCACGATGAGTGCGATAGCCCAGCACGGGTGTGTCGAGCACAGCAAGCCGGGCGAAAGGTTCTGCTTCCGGAAACTGACTGGCTTGATCTTCCACTGCTTCTATTGCATTTTCACCTCCACCAACGAGCTGGCCACGCTCCGGCACATGCTCGATCACTACAATCGCTTCCTGTTCTGCCACTTCTGCAAGGCCGGCCAGAGTGGATATGATCAGTACCTGCAGCACTGCTTCGACTACCATGGCACCGACTTGCCCCGGTTCCGTGCGCTTCACCCGTACACCGATCTCCGGAACTACCTCATGCAGGTGCACTATCAGTTCCAGAACGGCCTCATCATCACGAAGAGCAGCCTGCGGAATACGCGCTACAACTATGATTATGTGATGATGGCCCTGGACAGGGAGCTCATGTCCAAGATGCATGTTCTATTGGCTCCCCGGCCCACCATCCACATAAAAGAAGCTGTTGGTGTTAggcaccagcagcagctgccgatgcagcaacaacagaagTCGTCCTTTAAGATTATAGCCAGACGGAAGACTGTCGACGCAAGAGTAGCCGATGGGCTGTCGAGGGTCGTCCGGGAGTTGCCGCAGCCACAACAACAGATTCTCAACAATCGGCAGATAGTCagtgtgcagcagcagcagcagcagcaacaacaacagcagcaggagcagcagcctATTTCTTTGTCAAGAATCACCAAAAGACGCAAGACTATGATGTCATCGGACGATGTGGTGAAGATCGCCTGGCAGGAAAACAATGTCGAGCGGCAGGTGAGCTTTGTGGTGAAGCCACAAGCTACTCCACCTCCTACtttgcaacaacagcagcagcaactgcaacagcaactgcaaccaCAGCAGCAACCACAACAGATATCTTTGgcaaaaatcacaaaaagacGCAAAACTGTGACGGCGGCCGATGAGCTAATGAGGATCGCCCGGCAACAGAACCAGGAACAGGAGATGGAAACCCTGACAGTGACCGTGGAGACAGAGCCCGAACCGGGCACATCTCAACAGCAGCAGGATTCGAGGCAGAGCTCTGGCTCCTCCTGCCTGATACGAATCCTGAAGCGACGCCAAAGCTATGTGGTCCGGACAGGACCCGAAAACACCAAATGA